A window of Oncorhynchus kisutch isolate 150728-3 linkage group LG10, Okis_V2, whole genome shotgun sequence contains these coding sequences:
- the LOC109897337 gene encoding uncharacterized protein LOC109897337, translating into MQDEVRYEKDQPDTGSLDQFFADQEIASPTQSIAAEPEAEMQEAGLKSADPTQSLEAEIESEMQADLETPGPSHVQEPHQTSLLNSGDLKLEDTDVIFTTTPTAPQAATSQNSLVRLQRSSPDLSTFVQDMTDKHWNLLSENMRAKLTRDEFTAKCMDIVTWVKKIKSTVVVPALDLTMQIELTELPGSPGSGSEEAVTSLSRTVRLSCTQGPSRSTSSKTSWSTPTPFPSTPRSMTSLLSEEDDEDLIPGEFTYLSTPEGDNREVKGRPCSEPLSSVFGLSQSCVFNQMVHSGACRSLSEIVLPSSRSRQRKLMPIIVSTDTRLVMEIVEMVMKVINSRLAQLMLNVGCSQGTEGQGSNSASIQFAQEMLSMATASMYAHAMEHIARGRKSSSRQSNKSPLELERELEAILGPLAGQVIVTIINSILRTKDNGITEQERTTPLSYFLTAVSAEIQSMVVQRSASRHSSRQSISDHLMNISKGKIVKAVQIKMWQLYGESTNESCISATPTIQSLSMCSSKESLYDWPLTSDDVHPAKFLSSNRITALSTAVVDVVFSDVLYNLGLSDSQTLLRPQCTGSSSSIDISGVAGEMVRQVSIKLQPFVSESSLEAMSMTHDSPSLPISDSDLKFLCSHSAVAVATACQAIKTELEIEMSLNPATEAGSQGNLAARDLVSSLSQSLEDIDVSHIIQGLKEADVTFANLNEIPSTDTNRLEEILSAHISPESIAAASVDLFDGVLGDLHEAFEANKVSAATKSGRKKFWVEVHTSSQNLYTNALDKLNKWFSLHHLTEEKDVPLNTKLSPTGPLLTEACVEVSPVQKTSINSSSMSFRSLSNIPDNQLTLNTCTKEVIKQVASVLKVEASKEDCSSSVGGRTLNVFLEFSQKLDALISKLEDLPISGEFSSLTQPQSAVSSSRTSNISIGSILSVEFHTKANQIVSEAILGAAIVFIARKANHLELKMPATYSQHLFAAASDIVNIIVEDLERETMDTESHHTPKIVFDKFLDVAHNIYYRVRDRLKVFFSLSPVPASKTKDVVDSMPVEKHGYFEASDTAHDPERLQSVRSEKLLTKDRLAKIERSKSLASRGGTSTENQDFDTFTLTPTKSMSVLSDHSLRGAFPLLSESCQPLLTLEDSTVAVTKHSFTKSAKNTLSQILNVIKCRVVASDNSSVGQKTTDMLDSLLESLDQLTADEIKGTASHNLITIDMPESLPEQSLTKYLSTPVRNQDSSPAKLVCQPSCLIPTSMSDTNIIVKTIMETLVTDESRKTSAEDNLERLVSIETIQGVSDDLITKVHGLIQEITISRQLQSMAAHRSFSEPALPKPALKKLSRNDASELAYSFAENSIRTLLGQCLNVSLVSTGVRQTMDQVTKIMTNTVMDTLTDVSKPTVKSEDELVSRLVPPDEFPTKSLNPADGNAEVTPRSAGGEKNSKKWRFLFKMPNIPKIRIKLFKRKGQAKKHPELEALPTKRFSDMSLKVPSASPPMEDLIPAPTAQDPQSRKCPFVVRVFRALSRAIISPFRGASGKKH; encoded by the exons ATGCAGGATGAAGTCAG ATATGAAAAAGATCAGCCTGATACTGGGAGCCTGGACCAGTTCTTTGCTGATCAAGAAATAGCCAGCCCAACTCAGTCAATAGCGGCTGAACCGGAGGCAGAGATGCAGGAGGCTGGTCTGAAGTCAGCTGACCCAACCCAGTCACTAGAGGCTGAAATAGAAAGTGAGATGCAGGCTGATCTAGAGACACCCGGCCCATCCCATGTACAGGAGCCACACCAGACTTCTCTACTCAACTCTGGAGACCTGAAACTGGAG GATACTGATGTGATCTTCACCACCACGCCCACGGCCCCCCAGGCTGCAACGTCCCAGAACAGCCTTGTCAGGCTGCAAAGAAGCTCCCCAGACCTCTCCACCTTTGTGCAGGACATGACTGACAA ACACTGGAATCTGTTGAGTGAGAATATGCGTGCCAAG TTAACTAGAGATGAGTTTACTGCCAAGTGCATGGACATTGTCACATGGGTGAAGAAGATCAAATCGACAGTTGTGGTTCCTGCCCTTGACCTCACCATGCAGATAGAGCTGACTGAGTTGCCAGGCTCTCCTGGATCAGGAAGTGAGGAGGCAGTAACTTCTCTCTCCCGCACTGTGAGATTAAGTTGTACTCAAGGCCCCAGCAGGAGCACCAGTTCTAAAACTTCCTGGAGCACACCTACACCTTTCCCCTCCACTCCCAG GTCCATGACCTCTTTGCTGAGTGAAGAGGACGATGAAGACTTGATCCCTGGAGAGTTCACATATCTCTCTACACCTGAGGGGGACAATAGAGAGGTGAAGGGCAGACCCTGCTCAGAGCCACTCAGTTCTGTGTTTGGCCTGTCTCAGAGCTGTGTTTTCAATCAAATGGTCCACAGTGGAGCATGCAGGTCGCTGAGTGAGATTGTACTGCCATCCAGCCGGAGTAGGCAGAGGAAGCTCATGCCCATCATCGTCTCCACAGACACCAGATTGGTAATGGAAATTGTGGAGATGGTGATGAAAGTCATCAACTCCAGGCTAGCTCAGCTAATGCTAAATGTGGGTTGTAGTCAGGGAACTGAAGGTCAAGGCAGCAACTCTGCAAGCATTCAGTTTGCCCAAGAGATGCTGAGCATGGCAACTGCATCAATGTATGCCCACGCCATGGAGCATATTGCGCGCGGCCGCAAGTCCAGCAGTCGCCAGTCCAACAAGTCTCCGCTTGAATTAGAGAGGGAGCTTGAAGCCATATTGGGTCCTCTGGCTGGACAGGTAATAGTCACCATCATCAATAGTATCCTCAGGACTAAAGACAATGGAATAACTGAGCAGGAACGGACCACCCCTTTGAGTTACTTCCTTACTGCGGTTTCTGCTGAAATTCAAAGCATGGTAGTTCAAAGATCTGCAAGTAGACATTCCTCCAGGCAGTCCATCAGTGACCACTTGATGAATATCTCCAAGGGCAAGATCGTGAAAGCCGTTCAAATTAAAATGTGGCAACTCTATGGCGAGTCTACCAATGAAAGCTGCATATCAGCAACTCCAACAATCCAGAGCCTGTCCATGTGCTCATCCAAAGAATCCCTTTATGATTGGCCTCTCACCTCAGACGACGTGCATCCAGCTAAGTTCCTGTCTAGCAACAGAATTACAGCATTGTCGACTGCTGTTGTGGATGTTGTGTTTAGCGATGTTCTTTATAATCTTGGACTTTCGGACAGCCAAACACTGTTAAGGCCACAGTGCACCGGCTCCAGCTCATCAATAGACATCAGCGGTGTTGCTGGGGAGATGGTCAGACAAGTCTCCATAAAACTCCAGCCCTTTGTGTCTGAGAGCAGCCTGGAGGCCATGTCCATGACTCATGACTCACCATCTCTGCCCATCTCAGACTCTGACTTGAAGTTCTTGTGCTCTCACTCAGCGGTTGCTGTAGCAACTGCCTGCCAAGCAATTAAAACTGAGCTTGAGATTGAGATGAGTCTCAACCCAGCCACAGAGGCCGGCTCCCAGGGTAACCTTGCTGCCAGAGACCTGGTATCTTCTCTGTCACAGAGTCTTGAGGACATAGATGTTTCTCACATCATTCAGGGCCTTAAGGAGGCAGATGTGACATTTGCCAATCTGAACGAAATCCCTTCGACCGACACTAATAGATTAGAGGAAATCTTATCTGCCCATATTTCCCCTGAAAGTATTGCAGCGGCATCGGTTGATCTTTTTGATGGCGTATTAGGAGACTTGCATGAGGCATTTGAGGCAAATAAGGTCTCAGCAGCCACAAAATCTGGTCGCAAAAAGTTCTGGGTTGAAGTACATACAAGTTCACAAAACCTGTACACCAATGCGCTGGACAAACTAAATAAGTGGTTCAGTTTACACCATCTCACTGAGGAAAAAGACGTCCCTCTGAATACCAAGCTCTCTCCAACTGGACCACTCCTAACTGAGGCCTGTGTGGAGGTATCTCCTGTGCAAAAGACCAGTATTAACAGCTCTAGTATGTCCTTCAGGTCTCTGAGTAACATCCCAGACAACCAGCTAACCCTCAATACATGCACTAAAGAGGTCATCAAACAGGTGGCCTCAGTTCTGAAGGTTGAGGCTTCTAAGGAAGACTGTTCTTCTTCCGTTGGAGGGAGAACATTAAATGTGTTCTTGGAGTTCAGCCAGAAGTTGGATGCTCTCATCTCAAAGTTGGAGGACCTCCCCATTTCAGGTGAGTTTTCCTCGCTCACACAGCCACAAAGTGCAGTCAGCAGCAGCAGAACCTCTAATATTTCCATCGGGAGTATCCTAAGTGTGGAGTTCCACACAAAGGCCAACCAGATCGTGAGTGAGGCTATCCTTGGAGCTGCAATTGTTTTCATTGCTCGCAAAGCCAACCATTTGGAGCTGAAAATGCCTGCTACCTATTCACAACATCTGTTTGCAGCAGCCTCGGACATTGTGAACATTATTGTGgaagacctagagagagagaccatggatACAGAGTCCCACCACACACCTAAAATAGTTTTTGACAAGTTCCTGGATGTGGCTCACAACATCTACTACCGAGTGAGGGATAGGCTGAAGGTCTTCTTCTCCTTGTCCCCAGTGCCTGCCTCCAAAACCAAAGATGTGGTGGATTCCATGCCTGTGGAGAAACATGGATACTTTGAGGCCTCTGACACTGCTCATGACCCGGAGCGACTTCAATCTGTCAGGAGTGAGAAGTTGTTGACAAAAGACAGGTTAGCCAAGATCGAAAGGTCTAAATCCCTTGCGTCTCGGGGTGGCACATCAACAGAAAATCAAGACTTTGACACCTTCACATTGACACCCACCAAGAGCATGTCAGTGCTGAGTGATCACAGTTTGAGAGGAGCTTTTCCTCTCTTGAGTGAAAGTTGCCAACCACTTTTGACTCTCGAAGACTCAACAGTGGCAGTCACTAAGCATAGCTTCACCAAATCTGCTAAGAACACCCTCAGCCAGATCCTAAATGTGATCAAGTGCAGAGTTGTTGCCTCGGATAATTCATCTGTTGGACAGAAGACAACTGACATGTTGGACTCTCTTCTTGAGAGCCTTGACCAGTTGACTGCAGATGAGATAAAGGGTACAGCGTCCCACAACTTGATCACAATAGATATGCCAGAATCACTGCCTGAGCAATCCTTGACAAAATACTTGTCTACTCCTGTGAGGAACCAGGATTCTTCCCCTGCAAAGCTTGTGTGTCAACCATCATGCCTGATACCAACATCCATGTCTGACACCAACATTATTGTGAAAACTATAATGGAAACGCTGGTGACGGACGAATCAAGGAAGACTTCAGCAGAGGACAACCTTGAGAGGCTCGTCTCCATTGAAACCATTCAAGGTGTGTCAGACGACCTCATCACAAAGGTTCATGGTCTCATTCAGGAGATCACAATAAGCCGGCAACTTCAATCCATGGCTGCCCACAGGAGCTTCTCTGAACCGGCATTGCCAAAGCCAGCCCTGAAAAAGCTGTCAAGGAATGATGCCTCTGAGCTCGCCTACAGCTTTGCCGAAAATTCTATTAGGACTCTCCTGGGGCAGTGTTTAAATGTGTCGCTCGTTTCCACCGGAGTAAGGCAGACGATGGATCAGGTCACTAAGATAATGACCAACACAGTGATGGACACCCTGACTGATGTGTCCAAGCCCACAGTGAAGTCAGAGGATG AATTAGTTTCCAGGTTAGTCCCACCAGATGAATTCCCCACCAAGAGCCTTAACCCAGCTGATGGCAACGCTGAGGTGACGCCTCGCTCTGCTGGAGGGGAAAAGAATAGCAAGAAGTGGCGTTTCCTTTTTAAAATGCCTAACATCCCGAAGATCAGGATCAAG CTGTTCAAGAGAAAAGGACAAGCCAAGAAGCACCCTGAACTGGAAGCGCTGCCAACAAAACGTTTCAGTGATATGTCACTGA AGGTTCCTTCCGCTTCCCCACCCATGGAGGACCTGATACCTGCACCTACTGCACAGGATCCCCAATCCCGTAAATGCCCCTTCGTGGTTAGGGTGTTTCGGGCCCTCTCTCGAGCCATCATCAGCCCCTTCAGAGGAGCTTCAGGGAAGAAGCACTAG